The following proteins are encoded in a genomic region of Salvelinus namaycush isolate Seneca chromosome 12, SaNama_1.0, whole genome shotgun sequence:
- the LOC120056702 gene encoding protocadherin beta-16-like, translating to MGYTGFSVFTFLFRLAFCHCLMRISNGDLSYSIPEEMKRGSVIGNLVKDLGLDAKRLSGRKARLDMDGSRQRYCDINVNTGDLIVAETIDREELCGPKVSCSLKYELVLEKPLELHRINVQVQDINDNSPRFPNARIDLEIQESADKGARYPLDEPHDSDIGLNGIQSYSLERNAYFILDVQTSSDGGKYGELVLEKELDREQQQEVTLLLTAVDGGTPQRSGTVVIHVTVLDANDNKPVFSQTVYKVCLPENSPTGAVVVAVSASDEDEGANGEVSYEFNRISDKAAKLFSIDKKTGEIKVQGPIDYEENTEYEVRVQAKDGSGLAGNAKVMIEITDLNDNAPVILIKSFNNPIPENVLPGTEVGIINVQDEDSEGNRQVRCSIQQNVPFKLNPSIKNYYSLITTGELDREIISDYNITITATDEGSPPLSSSKTIHVSVSDVNDNPPMFEEQSYSTYVTENNKPGSSICSVTARDPDWRQNGTVVYSLLPSEINGVPVSSFVSINGDTGVIHAVRAFDYEQFRNFKVHVVARDNGSPPLSSNVTVSVFITDENDNSPQILYPAPAGNSLMTEMVPKAALAGSLVSKVIAVDADSGQNAWLSYHIVKSIDPGLFSIGIHSGEIRAQRDISESDSMKQNLVISVKDNGQPSLSTTCDVYLLISDNLAEVPELKDMTYEDSSKLTSYLIIGLVSVSTFFLTFIILILAVRFCRSRKPRMLFDGAVAIPSAYFPPNYAEVDGAGTLRSSYNYDAYLTTGSRTSDFKFVRSYNDNTLPADQTMTRCPDTLLEGSIITLNTAGEANEVSLHSSEIPPFVRELFRCGRMGYVCGKYILGLNGLCHPIETVGLYSV from the coding sequence ATGGGGTACACGGGATTTTCGGTTTTTACCTTTTTGTTCCGTCTGGCTTTTTGTCATTGCCTGATGCGCATCAGCAATGGAGACTTGAGCTATTCAATTCCAGAGGAGATGAAACGCGGATCTGTGATCGGAAATCTAGTTAAGGATCTGGGGCTGGATGCTAAGAGACTTTCAGGTCGTAAAGCTCGTTTGGATATGGATGGCAGTCGTCAACGTTACTGTGACATTAATGTGAATACTGGAGATTTAATTGTGGCTGAAACAATAGACAGGGAGGAGCTGTGTGGACCGAAGGTTTCTTGTTCTTTAAAATACGAGCTTGTGCTGGAAAAACCTCTGGAATTACATCGTATTAATGTGCAAGTCCAAGATATAAATGACAATTCACCACGGTTTCCCAATGCACGTATTGATCTAGAAATTCAGGAATCTGCTGACAAAGGCGCAAGATATCCCTTGGATGAACCTCATGACTCTGACATAGGATTAAATGGTATACAAAGCTATTCACTGGAGAGGAATGCCTATTTTATTTTGGACGTTCAAACGAGCTCAGATGGAGGAAAATATGGCGAGTTAGTGTTAGAAAAAGAGCTAGATCGAGAACAACAACAAGAGGTGACGTTGTTACTTACTGCTGTTGATGGCGGGACTCCGCAGAGATCTGGTACTGTAGTTATACACGTCACTGTGTTGGATGCTAACGATAATAAACCTGTGTTTAGTCAGACAGTGTATAAAGTCTGTTTGCCTGAAAATTCTCCAACAGGGGCTGTTGTAGTTGCAGTTAGTGCTAGTGATGAAGACGAGGGAGCAAATGGAGAAGTATCATATGAGTTCAATCGCATTTCCGATAAAGCAGCTAAACTGTTTTCCATCGACAAAAAGACTGGCGAGATTAAAGTGCAGGGTCCCATAGATTATGAAGAAAATACAGAATACGAAGTGCGTGTCCAGGCTAAAGATGGGTCTGGCTTAGCTGGCAATGCAAAAGTAATGATAGAAATCACTGACTTAAATGACAACGCACCAGTGATATTGATCAAATCCTTTAACAATCCCATCCCTGAGAATGTGTTACCTGGTACAGAGGTGGGGATCATAAATGTACAAGATGAAGATTCAGAGGGAAATAGACAGGTCCGCTGCTCCATTCAACAAAATGTCCCTTTCAAATTAAACCCCTCCATCAAAAACTATTATTCTCTGATAACAACAGGTGAACTGGACCGTGAGATAATATCAGATTACAATATAACTATCACTGCCACTGACGAGgggtctccacctttatcctcctCAAAGACTATTCATGTATCTGTATCAGACGTGAATGACAACCCACCTATGTTTGAAGAACAATCCTACAGCACCTATGTGACTGAAAATAACAAGCCGGGCTCCTCAATATGTTCGGTTACTGCCAGAGACCCAGACTGGAGACAGAACGGTACGGTGGTCTATTCTCTATTGCCCAGTGAGATCAACGGTGTTCCGGTGTCCTCATTTGTATCCATTAACGGAGACACGGGGGTGATCCACGCTGTGAGAGCATTTGATTATGAGCAGTTCAGGAACTTCAAAGTCCACGTTGTAGCCAGAGACAATGGTTCTCCTCCACTCAGCAGTAACGTGACAGTGAGTGTCTTCATAACAGATGAGAATGATAACTCTCCCCAGATATTATACCCTGCTCCAGCAGGGAACTCCTTGATGACTGAGATGGTCCCCAAAGCTGCTCTGGCTGGGTCCCTGGTTTCCAAGGTGATAGCTGTGGATGCTGACTCTGGACAGAACGCGTGGCTTTCATATCACATCGTGAAATCGATTGATCCGGGACTTTTCAGTATTGGTATCCACAGCGGGGAGATCAGGGCACAGCGGGACATTTCTGAATCTGACAGTATGAAGCagaaccttgttatatcagtgAAAGATAACggacagccctctctctctacaacctgtGATGTATATTTACTCATATCAGATAACTTGGCTGAAGTTCCAGAACTGAAAGACATGACTTATGAAGATAGTTCCAAACTAACTTCCTATTTGATCATCGGTCTGGTCTCTGTCTCCACCTTTTTCCTGACATTCATTATTCTCATCCTGGCCGTGAGGTTCTGCCGCAGTAGAAAGCCTAGAATGTTGTTTGATGGAGCAGTCGCCATTCCCAGCGCGTATTTCCCTCCCAACTATGCAGAGGTGGATGGAGCTGGAACTCTGCGCAGTTCTTACAATTATGACGCATACCTGACAACGGGCTCACGCACCAGTGACTTTAAGTTTGTCAGATCTTACAATGACAACACGCTGCCTGCTGACCAGACAATGACAAGATGTCCAGATACATTATTAGAAGGGAGTATCATCACGCTGAACACTGCAGGAGAGGCGAATGAGGTAAGCCTTCACTCATCTGAGATACCACCTTTTGTACGTGAGTTGTTTCGTTGTGGGAGAATGGGTTATGTATGTGGAAAATACATTCTGGGCCTTAATGGCTTATGCCATCCTATAGAAACAGTAGGTCTATACTCGGTTTAG
- the LOC120056703 gene encoding protocadherin gamma-A11-like: MGYIGFTVSAFVLHLAFVLSQIRISNGDMTYSIPEEMKRGSVVGNIAKDLGLDAKRLSARKARLEEDGTKHFCDINLNSGDLVVAERIDREQLCGPRISCGLKYEMVLESPLELHRISLQIQDVNDNSPQFADDVIKLEIRESAHKGERFPINEAHDADIGQNAVQSYSLQRNDHFVLNVHTNRDGGKYGELVLEKELDREQKQEVTLLLTAVDGGTPQRSGTVVIHVTVLDANDNIPVFSQDVYKVSLPENSPLGTIVATVRATDADEGANGEVTYDLGRISDELNNLFQLDSKTGVINLSGPIDYEEQPIYELRVLAKDGAGLVSYTKVLIDITDVNDNAPVILIKTLTNQIPENVLPGTEVGIINVQDKDSEGNRQVRCSIQQNVPFKLNPSIKNYYSLITTGELDREIISDYNITITATDEGSPPLSSSKTINLSVSDVNDNPPVFDEQSYSAYVTENNKPGSSMCSVTARDPDWRQNGTVVYSLLPSEINGVPVSSFVSINGATGVIHAVRAFDYEQFRSFKVHVVARDNGSPPLSSNVTVSVFITDENDNSPQILYPAPAGNSLMTEIVPKAVLARSLVSKVIAVDADSGQNAWLSYHIVKSIDPGLFTIGLHSGEITAQRDISESDSMKQNLVISVKDNGQPSLSTTCDVYLLISDNLAEVPELKDMTYEDSSKLTSYLIIALVSVSTFFLTFIILILAVRFCRSRKPRMLFDGAVAIPSAYFPPNYAEVDGAGTLRSSYNYDAYLTTGSRTSDFKFARSYNDNTLPADQTLKKNLNEPFGENIITLNTLGESESFD; encoded by the exons ATGGGCTACATTGGATTTACAGTTTCAGCTTTTGTCCTCCATCTGGCTTTTGTTCTATCCCAAATACGCATCAGCAATGGCGATATGACCTATTCCATTCCAGAGGAGATGAAACGCGGATCTGTGGTCGGAAATATAGCAAAGGATCTTGGGTTGGATGCTAAGAGACTGTCGGCTCGAAAAGCTCGTTTAGAAGAGGATGGAACTAAACACTTCTGTGACATTAACCTGAATTCGGGAGATCTTGTTGTCGCTGAAAGAATTGATAGGGAGCAGCTTTGCGGTCCGAGGATTTCATGTGGGCTAAAGTATGAAATGGTTCTTGAAAGTCCTTTAGAATTGCATCGCATATCTCTACAGATTCAGGATGTGAACGATAATTCACCACAGTTTGCAGATGATGTTATCAAATTGGAAATAAGGGAATCAGCTCATAAAGGTGAACGTTTCCCCATTAATGAGGCCCACGATGCAGATATAGGTCAGAATGCAGTTCAAAGCTACTCTTTGCAAAGGAATGACCATTTTGTCTTGAATGTTCATACTAATCGAGATGGAGGTAAATACGGTGAGTTAGTGTTAGAAAAGGAGCTGGACCGAGAACAAAAGCAGGAGGTGACGTTGTTACTTACGGCTGTTGATGGTGGGACCCCACAGAGATCTGGTACTGTAGTTATACACGTTACTGTGTTGGATGCTAACGATAATATTCCAGTATTTAGCCAGGACGTGTATAAGGTCAGTCTACCAGAAAATTCTCCTTTGGGCACCATAGTAGCTACAGTCCGCGCAACTGATGCAGACGAGGGAGCAAATGGCGAGGTAACATATGATCTAGGTCGAATTTCTGATGAGTTGAATAATTTGTTTCAACTCGATAGTAAAACTGGGGTTATAAATCTGTCTGGACCGATTGATTATGAGGAGCAGCCCATTTATGAGCTGCGTGTCCTCGCCAAAGATGGTGCAGGTTTGGTGTCATACACAAAAGTACTGATAGATATTACTGACGTAAACGACAACGCACCAGTGATATTAATAAAAACTCTGACCAATCAAATTCCCGAGAATGTGTTACCTGGTACAGAGGTGGGCATCATTAATGTACAGGATAAAGATTCGGAGGGAAATAGACAGGTCCGCTGCTCCATTCAACAAAATGTTCCATTCAAATTAAACCCCTCAATCAAAAACTACTATTCTCTGATAACAACAGGTGAACTAGACCGTGAGATAATATCAGATTATAACATAACTATCACTGCCACTGACGAGgggtctccacctttatcctcctCAAAGACTATTAATTTATCTGTGTCAGACGTGAACGACAACCCTCCTGTTTTTGACGAACAATCCTACAGCGCCTATGTGACTGAAAATAACAAGCCTGGCTCCTCTATGTGTTCTGTTACTGCCAGAGACCCAGACTGGAGACAGAACGGTACGGTGGTCTATTCTCTATTGCCCAGTGAGATAAATGGTGTTCCGGTGTCCTCATTTGTATCCATTAACGGAGCCACGGGGGTGATCCATGCTGTGAGAGCATTTGATTATGAGCAGTTTAGGAGCTTCAAAGTCCACGTTGTAGCCAGAGACAATGGTTCTCCTCCACTCAGCAGTAACGTGACAGTGAGTGTCTTCATAACAGATGAGAATGATAACTCTCCCCAGATATTATACCCTGCTCCAGCAGGGAACTCCTTGATGACTGAGATAGTCCCCAAAGCTGTTCTGGCGAGGTCCCTGGTTTCCAAGGTGATAGCTGTGGATGCTGACTCTGGACAAAACGCGTGGCTTTCATATCACATCGTGAAATCGATTGATCCGGGACTTTTCACTATTGGTCTCCACAGTGGAGAGATCACCGCACAGCGGGACATTTCTGAATCTGACAGTATGAAGCagaaccttgttatatcagtgAAAGATAACggacagccctctctctctacaacctgtGATGTATATTTACTCATATCAGATAACTTGGCTGAAGTTCCAGAACTGAAAGACATGACCTATGAGGATAGTTCCAAACTAACTTCCTATTTGATCATCGCACTGGTCTCTGTCTCCACCTTTTTCCTGACTTTCATTATTCTCATCCTGGCCGTGAGGTTCTGCCGCAGTAGAAAGCCTAGAATGTTGTTTGATGGAGCAGTCGCCATTCCCAGCGCGTATTTCCCTCCCAACTATGCAGAGGTGGATGGAGCTGGAACTCTCCGTAGTTCTTACAATTATGACGCATACCTGACAACGGGCTCACGCACCAGTGATTTCAAGTTTGCCAGATCTTACAATGACAACACGCTGCCTGCTGACCAGACACTGAAGAAGAACCTAAATGAACCTTTTGGAGAAAATATAATCACGCTCAACACCTTGGGGGAGAGCGAG TCATTTGATTAA